The nucleotide sequence CGTTTCCGCAACCGTAGGAGGGCCCAtagcaacacctggcggcattgctaccctccACAGGTACCCGGCCCGTCCCGTCTAACCTCTCCGTGACACGACGGAAGAAGGCCCGtgtggggggcaatcgatatatgttttctgtacatttaagttaatgaaattagtattggaaaaaaataaaaataataagagaaaatacaaaaaatataaaaatattattagaaatctatgcctacggcaaagccgtcggcatagctacggCCACGGAACGGTAGAGccctggatcgatgacgtggcgtagggcggggatcaatgacgtggcaaaaaccatgggccaggcctatgccgacggcctagccgtcggcatagaaatgCCACCCCACGGGACCGGCGAacgacgcggatcgatgacgtggcggcgCGGCGGATCGATGACGTCGGCATAGCTATGCCGACGACTAGGCCGTCGGCGTAGCTATGCCGACAGCCACCGTTAGCCCGTCGGCGTAGCCTGACGCCGTCAAACTGCCGTCGCCGCCCGGGTAGACGGGCCCACGCGATATGCCGACGGCCTGCTCTACGCCGATTGCCCCCGTCGGTATATTTGGAGAaacgccgacggcccccgtcggcatagatggctATACGTCGACggcctttctatgccgacggcttttggGCCGTCGGGGTATGCCCATATATGCCGACGggagccgtcggcatagatacggcCGTCGGCAAAACAAGTTTTTCTGGTAGTGCGTGGCTTGGGAGGCCAGGACGGCCATGGAGGCGCAGCTCCTCGGCGGCGACAACACGGGTGGTGGGGGAGGGGTCCGGTCGGCCAAGAGGGTTGGGCTCCCTCGCTTGCGACCGCACAAGGGGCGTGGGATTACCTCCCTGTCGCCGGTGGTGTCCTGGGTGGGCGCAGCCCACCTAGGCAGGAGCTTGCTGCCGTTCCCCTTCGACCGACCGGGAGGGTCGGGCGAGGGCCATGGCCGGCGACCGCTGCACTGCTCCTGCTGTGTTGGTCCTCCCCATATGTCCAGATCCGGGCTCCTGGTTCCTTCATTGGTTGGGCTAAGTATTGCCGGAGTTCGAGGTGTGGGTGGCGGTTGGGCGTTGGTGCGGCAGCAGGGGTGGCCTGCTACGCATCCACGGCTTGTTTTCTGATAGGTGTGTGGCGtctccggggcggcggctccgggcggtgGGCATGGCGGCGCCCTTGCGGCAGGGACCGTCTTGCTAGTGCTGGTGCAGTGTCTTGGCCGTGTGGACGGCGAGGCAGCTCACGGAGGAGGCGTCCATGGGGGATTTGGCGTCAAGGTCACTCCTTTCCCTGATTTGGGTGTTGTCTTCACTGCTATTGGTCGGTCTTCCTCGCCTCGCTGTCGTTCCTTCTGGGCGATGGAGGTGTGGTTAGTGGTCGTTGGGCGGTAGGTGGTCAGGTCCCCGGCGAAAGCTTTGCCTAACGGTGTCGATGCCGGTGACGGCGACGCTTTCGAGAGTCCTCCTTCATGCTCTGGGTGaaagccttgatcttttccggaccgggcggtggcggcgtgatggcgtcgttcccttcctggagGCTCCGTCCTAGGAGCAGGATCCCTATCCATTGGTGGTCGAGTGTGGTGGTTGATGTGCCTCGGCAATGTTGTACCAGGCCgttcttttatttcctttctttgttGTGTGTGTCTGCTTCGCTGTGTTCGCTGTAAGGTTATCTATAAGGGCTTCATAAATTAAAAGCCGGGCGATAGCCTTTTCTCTAAGAAAACAGGCATGGCCAATTCAAGAAGGATGCAAAATCTGACAATGTACTGAAGTTTGATTTCTAACACCAACGGCTTCATTAATAGCATCGTCCACGGACATGACATTGTATGTACAGCAACATCCGTTCCATATTAAGTATCGCcggtactaaatcagcgacacttaatatgaaatggagggagtaattattACTAGTAACCAGCTTAATTCCATCTTCGAAACAGTAAACCAAGAGCCAGCCGGCTTTGCTTGGATCAAATTAACATCTTGGACTAATCGATCGACCCAGCAATATAATGAAATTAACAAGCACCATCGAACCCATGAATCACCACACAAAGTTGTACAGTTTAGGCACAGTAGTACTGAAGATACAGGTCGAGCTGTTGTCTTTGTCCAGGTTTGAAGACGCAGCAAAACGAAGATCTCCACATGTTTGAACCGAGCTAGAATGTAGAATGGCACCACGTAGGCCTGCATGCTGTCTcgagaaataaaaagaaagaaaggaataatGACATTGGATCATCCATCCTCTTCGGCATCGAGCAGAGCACCGCCGCCCGCCAGCCGTCTcgagaaataaaaagaaagaaaggaataatGACACTGGATCATCCATCCTCTTCGGCATCGAGCAGAGCACCGGCGCCCGCCAGCCGTCAGATTTAGCTCAGCTCTCCTTGCTATCGCCGCCAGCTCCGGCCCCGGCTCCCTTGTCGTTGGCAACCTCCACCGGCGGGAGGGTATGCGGGGTCAAATACAAGAGAAGAAGAATAGGAAAGAGGTGAGCATTCTGTTGNNNNNNNNNNNNNNNNNNNNNNNNNNNNNNNNNNNNNNNNNNNNNNNNNNNNNNNNNNNNNNNNNNNNNNNNNNNNNNNNNNNNNNNNNNNNNNNNNNNNNNNNNNNNNNNNNNNNNNNNNNNNNNNNNNNNNNNNNNNNNNNNNNNNNNNNNNNNNNNNNNNNNNNNNNNNNNNNNNNNNNNNNNNNNNNNNNNNNNNNNNNNNNNNNNNNNNNNNNNNNNNNNNNNNNNNNNNNNNNNNNNNNNNNNNNNNNNNNNNNNNNNNNNNNNNNNNNNNNNNNNGAGTGAAAGTCAGATAGAACATGTCAGGCTTGTAGATGTTGTAGACGATGGAGGCCCTGGCGAGGAGGGAGGCGACCACCACCACCCCCCGCGCCCACCCGGGGTTGATCGCTTTTCATTTTTTGATACAAGGGTGTGTGTGCAATTTCTTTGCCAAATCAGCTCCTTACAATTGGACCTCGCTTTTTAGAAAGTGATCAAACGCAACAAATCGAGCGATCGGTGCTTTCTCCAAAAAAGATTGCCAGAAACATGATGGCTTttgcaaagaagaaaaaaaaagaataggAACTAAGTATTCTTCCGCAAATCTAGCCGTAATAACTGAAATTGTTTTTACGAAATAAGACTAAAGTAAGAGTATTTGAATAGGTCGGCACTCTTCTGCTCTCTAGGAGCGAAAGCCCCATCTGTCATCGACTCCACCGCGAATAACGTGGCCCCTGTCTCGACCTCGGATCTCTGCGCCGCTTCTTCGAGGAAATCGGCTGTTTGGGACACAAATCTCAGTTGCCTGAGAAAATAGATGTGTGGTTTACGTATGGTTAAGTTGCAATCCTCCTCCTGATGTCCGGCCGTGACACGTCATCACCCATGCATGACAGTCATGGACCAGTGCAAAGGCTACGAAAATTCAAAATACTAGTCCAGTAACCAAGACAAGTGGCACCCACCAGTAGACATCCCGGACTAATCTTTTGAGGAATATAACAAGCACCATGGATCGATGATCAATCACCATACAAAGAACAATAGTAGTGCAGCAGGTTAAGCAGAGTACATAATGAAAGCTCCAAAAGCTCGAATTGTTTTGTTCACGCCTGTCTGAAGATTACAAAACGAACAACTCCATCACATATGTTTATAGCGAGCTAGAAATAAAGTAACGGCCCTTAGTTATCTATCCTCTCGAGCCTCGAGCACCGGCGCCGCCGTCCGTCGGGTCTAGCTCAGCTCTCTTTGCCATCGCCGCTGCCGGCGCCGGGTCCGTTGCTGTCCACGACCTCCACCGGCGGTAGAGTCTGCGGTGACAAAAAAAGAGACATGGACCGAGCATCAGAGAGGTGAGCACGCAGGGAAGCATTACGTCGAACAGTTGGGGTGCATGCCCAAGGTGTGGGGGCCTGGGGGCATGAAGGGAACTGAGAGGGACCATGTCTGGCTTGTAGATGTTGTGGACGGTGGAGGCGCCGGCGAGGAGGGAGGCGACCACCACCACCGACGACCACGCCAGCGAGGGGGTCCCCGTCGGCACCCGCCCGCCGCCGAACTTTTTCTTGCCGCCGACGCCGccgttcatcctcctcctcctcttccttcctcCTGGGCCGCGCGAGAGAGTCAGCTGTGGTATGTTTGCGATCCAGTCCAGCCTTGGAGCGAGTACTATTTGCTGGGCTGCGGGGTGGCTGCACATGGGCTTCAGACTAATAatcactccgttcctaaatataagtcttttgaaAGATTTCTCTATGGAGCacatacaaagcaaaataaatgaatctatactctaaaatgcatctatatacatccgtatgtggtctatAGTGAAATTCCTACAAacacttatatttagaaacggagggagtaataatggGCCGTCCTCGGTCATTCCATCCGTTCttctcaagaagaagaaaaaaagcagTCTTCCtccgccggcggcgaggcggcgaccggaAACAGAATACTTCACCCAGCTCCGTGGCGGCGGCTCTCCTTGGTGGAGCCTCCCTCCCTCGCCCCCCCTGGGCCATTGCCTCTCCCTCTCCGCCCCCGTTCTCGCGCTGCAGGGCGCTGAGGGCACCCGAGGGAGGCGGAGGCGGGTGGCGCAGAGAGATAAGAGGCGAGCTCCCCTGGCCGGCGGTTTCGGATGCCCCGTATGGAAAGAGCGTCGGCGGGTTCGGGGAAGCTCCTGTCATGCCAGCTCCGGGTACTGCAACCGCAAGATCTACTGCTTCAACGGCGTGGTGTTCGATCTTGGTTGGAACTTGGAAACATGCGAGGTACTGCTATGAGCCAGCCAGCCTCTTGAAACTCAATCACTGTCTAGTATAGGCAAGCGGGGCCTTGGAGTCATTTGAGCTGGTTGTTTTTTTCCTTCAGTTTCATCAGGGCATGGTTTTCTGCAGGAGTTCACTTCTCTCGCGCGCTCCAGTCGGCGTGTCTCTGCCTCTCTGCTAAGCTCAAATGTCACCTTGGAAATACATGTAGCTGTTCCCGGTACCATGCTCATTCTTGGGTGTGCGCTAATTCAAAGTTGGGTGATAGATACATCCCCTTttctccattttgatgacaagtatttttggacggagggagtatcactcAATGCCATCAATCTCATGGTATCACGGATTGTTACTGCTTATCTTGACACTGTACAGTGATAGCTGATTATGCCACATATTCAGGATTGCAGACATGGTTTATATTCCTCTGTTTGTGAACTTGGTATGGAAATCTCGGATGCTCCTTTAGAGCACTGAGATTATTAGTTTTCATGCAGCTCCCTGAATATTCGACGGCTATCTTTAAGATTACTAGAGTTCGCATTGATGTATGAGTAGAGTTGGAATTGCTGCTTCCGGAAATCCACATATCATCATGGGGAAACCCTTCTCTGTCATTTGCCAGAGCAGAGCTGGTTTCCGGCATTCAATTTTTGACGCCTTCCTTTTCTTAGAAAGGTTTTACTGTGGTTCTAGTTTAGTCGTCGTTACTAGAAGACTATCTGCATCATTGATTAAATTTAACAAAGGCTACTCAATTTTTTCTCTTAATGTATCCATCACCTATAACAGGTAGTTAACAACTTAACAATTATTTTCTTTACAGTTTTGGATACTCACACTCACAATGCTATTAGGGCTTTATTTTGGAGCTGGATATGTTAGTGCCGGGCTACCAAACCTACTGGTAGGCAGACTTTGTGCTTGTCTTCTATTTATTTCAGCTTCTCTTTTTCACATCAGCCATTCAGCTTGAACTTGTTGCATGTGTCCAGCTTCAGAGTGTCGATGATAGACACCAAAATCATCATAACGTCGACAGCCTTATCTACCGCTTTTTCATGAATTTGGACATGATGTGCTGCATGTTGCTTACATCTATTAAtacaaacaaacaacaacaacaacaaagcctttagtcccaaacaagtagGGGTAGGCTAGAGgcgaaacccataagatctcgcgaccaactcatggctctgtcacatggatagcaagcttccacgcacccctgtccatagctagtgcTTACAACTATTAATAAAATGCATTTTTTATTTTCGTACTGAGAAAATCCGGAAATTGTTTTGTAATACCAATTCTTATATAAATCTCTTTTTTAGGTTACTGTGTTGAGATGCTCATTTCTGAATATGCAACAGCGAGGGTGTACAGATGGAATATGTTGCGGTATTCATAGCGGGACTTTTTCCTTGGGCATTAGTTGCTCTGAATGATGACCAGCTGCAGAATCTACCCTTTTTTCAATGCTTCGGAACTATTGTGGAGGGATTTGGCCTAATGTTATGGTAAGTAATGGTTTAATTACAAAATGTTTTCTTAAAACATTTATTATCAATATCCGTGGTATGCCTTTCTCACCTGTAGAGATCTGTTGTTTTCAAATATAATTTGTATTCTGGCAGTGATGAGGTCATCAAACAAGAAATAAGAATACTTACTTTATGATACTGGCATAAGATACAGTTGGATGCTTCACTTTAAACTTGGCCCAAGATATCTTGGACATTTAGTGCCTTACACTAAGCAATCATGTGCCAGTCTCATCATATAGATTTAATTACACTAAGCAATCATGTGCCACATATATATTCAGGATTGTGGCCATAGTTTATATTCCTCTGTTTTTTACCTTGGTAAGTACATGGAGTACCAAGATTTCTTTTTTCATGAATATTCGGCAGCTACTTTTAAGATTAATAGAGTTCGCATTGATGTGTGCGTAGAGTTGAACTTGGTGCTTCCGGTAGTCCACATGATTCAGCAAAGCATAGGGAAACACTTTGTTTATCTGTCACTCACCAAAAGAGAGCTTGTTTCAGGCTTTCCAATTTGCCGCTTTCTATTTCTCAGAAAGGTTTTGTTGCGGCTCTAGTTTAgccgccacatcctcctcctcgccaAGAGGACTGGGTGGAGACGCCGTACCTTGCCTGACCTCCTAGTCTGTGAGTCCATCGCACGGCGTTACCAGCTAATCCCACGAATGGAGGAAAACCACCGATTCATTGGTGTATTCCTCCATAGTTTCAGGGAGAAACTAGATACCTCGTGGTGGGACCGCACCATCGATGCCCAGGTGAACTGACTATCTTTGGGAAATCTGCCTGTAATGGCTCCACTGCCTCTTCTCAGCCTGGTAAAGCTCACAAGTATGAAGCTGAGGATAAATATTGCCCAATTGCAAAGGACAGTTAAACTGAAAAAAATGTGGAAATAGATGGCGGGGTACTGAAGATGTGGAAAATAATTGTACATGTTCACTCTTTTCGAAGAAAAACCTGTACATGTTCACAGGTAAGAATATTCCTGATACATAGTCGCATGGCTTTGCTTGTTTGAAGTCTTGTTCAAACCGCGCAGAGTTACGCGTATACCCAAAATACAATTAATATTTGGGTAAGGAACCCGTTGATGAGCAAAATATGCTAATCCAACTAACAACCACTTGGAGGGATTTAAACCTACTTTCTTTTAGGATTAAAAACATCTACTTGGAGGGATTCAGACCTACTTGGAGGGCACGACACGCCAAAGCCAGCATTGTGACAGAGGTATTACTTGATACACTAATCAAGGCCATATATATAACTACTCACATCCAACAAGGAGCCAAAGCTCTTGATCGACCAGGTCCCTTCTGATGGCCAACAGAGTAAACCGCATGGCGCTGGCACGCAGAGAGTCACCGGCTGGGCCGACGACGCTGCACGACATCCCCGACAAGCTCCTCAAGCTCATCCTCTTGTACCTCACCTCGCCCCACTGGCTCGTCCGAGCAGCGGCCACCTGCAAGCGATGGCGCCGCATCATCGTTGATGCAAACTTCCTCTCTGAAATTGGTTCCATCCCCCATTCCTCATCTCTTGTTGCAGGCCATTATCATAACCACACAGCCCCTGTTGACGGCCGCTGCCTCAGCTTTGTTCCTTCCTCGCCAGCACTAGATCTAGATGTCAGTAGCCGGCACTTCTCCCTGGACTTCCTCCCTCCAGGCGGCAGCAGGTCATGGGAGATCGTTGATAGCCGCCACACCCTACTCCTCCTCGCCAAGAAgaagactgggtggagacgtcatACCTTGCCTGACCTCGTAGTCTGCGAGCCCCTCACACGGCGTTACCAACTAATCCCACGCATGGAGGAAAAGAAATACCACCGATGCATTGGTGTATTCCTCCATGGTTTCAATGACAGAGGAGATACCTCGAGGTGGGGCCGCGCCATCGATGCAATGTCGAGTTTCAGAGTGATTTGCCTGCTCTTCAATGAGCACATCGGGATCGGGGTATGTGATAACATTGGCACACATTGGCACAGCAAACGCCTATGTGTTCGAAGAGGGATGGAGGGGGAAACGTGCCAGCTGGTTCATCGTCAAGTACCCAGAGAGGGCCAGTCCTGAATTCCGCTTCCATGCCACGGAATCCCTGCATTTCCTTGGTTGTGCCCAAATTTCTATATTTTGGACCATGCAAGATGACCCTTCCTCTTTGCTAACTTATAATTTCCAGTGGAAAGACGAGTTTGAGACCGAGGATCGGCTTTGTGGGTTCTcgatatcgacaacgacgacaggGTGCATCTTGTTTGCTTGCAGGGCGAACCTTCGCATCTTTGCGGCAAGGCGGTATGATAGCCCCGATTGGGAGCTTCAGAAGGGCATCCAATTAAAGGAGGCTACCCGTGGACTGAAAGGGCACAGGGATGAGTACTTTCGTCAGTCTACGAAGATTGTCTCAACCAGCACGAGCTCTATTGTGTTCTTTCCGGCAGAGGAGAAATGGCTATTCTCCACTGACTTTGAGACCATGGAGATGGCGAAATACGAATACAAgacacttttttttttgaaactgtggCTTATCTCCGTGTGAGCTTCCATGGCTACCTGCCATTCGTGCTTGTATTGTGCCTTGTACTTGTACAAGACGGGGCAGTGGCCGATGTTCTGATATTTGTATATGTCGAAGTCTCTAATTACATTTTCTAGGCGTTGTCCGTAAATCTTCAGATTTTAAAAATGCATTGTTGGGAGCCATACAATCATTGTTCGAGGGCTCAATGTACAACCTTTTATCTTCCTCTGAACTCCAGCATTGAGCCCAAATGGTCAAGACATTCCTCTTGGCTTTATCAACCATCAGCTATCATCTATGTTGGGTAGTTCCATTGCTTCCTATTAGCCCGGAAATTGAAGGTTATATCTTATATGCAGATAGTGTTTTCGGAATCAGCATTCACCCTATATTTTGGGAGTTTTTTAGCCGAGGTCCAAAGGCGCATGATGCACATCAGGAAGCCAGATGGGGCGGTGGAGTACTGTAGCTGTGTGGAAACTTCAGGAGAA is from Triticum aestivum cultivar Chinese Spring chromosome 3A, IWGSC CS RefSeq v2.1, whole genome shotgun sequence and encodes:
- the LOC123059699 gene encoding uncharacterized protein, which produces MCSHPAAQQIVLAPRLDWIANIPQLTLSRGPGGRKRRRRMNGGVGGKKKFGGGRVPTGTPSLAWSSVVVVASLLAGASTVHNIYKPDMTLPPVEVVDSNGPGAGSGDGKES
- the LOC123057366 gene encoding uncharacterized protein; the encoded protein is MWSIVKFLQTLIFRNGGSNNGPSSVIPSVLLKKKKKSSLPPPAARRRPETEYFTQLRGGGSPWWSLPPSPPLGHCLSLSAPVLALQGAEGTRGRRRRVAQRDKRRAPLAGGFGCPVWKERRRVRGSSCHASSGYCNRKIYCFNGVVFDLGWNLETCEEFTSLARSSRRVSASLLSSNVTLEIHVAVPGTMLILGCALIQSWVIDTSPFLHFDDKYFWTEGVSLNAINLMVSRIVTAYLDTVQ